GGCACAAGAAGATGTTTTCAAGAAGATTGTAAGCCATTGCAAGGAATATGGCTTTGTCTTCCCAAGCAGTGAAATTTACGACGGACTCGCAGCTGTTTATGACTATGGGCAGAACGGTGTTGAGTTAAAAAACAATATTAAGGAGTACTGGTGGAAAAGCATGGTGCTGCTCCACAGCAATATCGTTGGCATTGATGCCAGCATCTTTATGCACCCCACTGTATGGAAAGCAAGCGGCCATGTCGATGCTTTCAACGATCCATTGATTGACAATCGCGACTCAAAGAAACGCTATCGTGCTGATGTCCTCATTGAGGATCAAATGGCAAAGTACGATGAAAAGATTGAAAAAGAAGTTGCCAAGGCTGCCAAGAAGTTTGGAGACAGTTTTGAAGAGGGTAAGTTCCGCGAGACCAATCCACGCGTATTGGAGTACCAGAAAAAGCGTGATGCACTGCATGAACGTTACACCGAGGCCATGCAAGGCCCTGATTTGGAGGCCTTGAAACAGATAATTCTCGACGAAGGCATCGTTGATCCCATCAGTGGTACAAAGAATTGGACTGATGTTCGCCAATTCAACCTGATGTTTTCTACCGAAGTTGGCTCGCTCAGTGACCAAACCAACCGAATTTATCTGCGTCCTGAAACAGCACAAGGCATCTTCGTAAACTACCTCAACGTACAGAAAACAGGCCGCATGAAGCTGCCTTTCGGCATCTGTCAGATAGGCAAAGCATTCCGTAATGAGATAGTAGCCCGCCAGTTTGTATTCCGTATGAGAGAGTTCGAACAAATGGAAATGCAGTTCTTCTGCCAGCCGGGAACCGAGATGAAATGGTTCGAATACTGGAAGAAACACCGTATGGCTTGGCATCAGGCATTAGGTATGGGCAAAGAAAACTATCGTTTCCATGACCACGAAAAATTAGCACATTATGCCAACGCTGCCACCGACATAGAATTTCACATGCCGTTTGGTTTCAAGGAAGTTGAGGGCATACACTCCCGCACCGACTTTGATCTTAGCCAGCATGAGAAATTCAGTGGCCGCTCAATTAAATACTTCGACCCGGAAAAGAACGAAAGCTATACGCCGTATGATGTAGAGACTTCCATCGGCGTTGACCGCATGTTCCTTTCTGTTCTGTGCCACAGCTACACCGAAGAAAAGCTCGAAAACGGAGAAACACGCATCGTCTTGAGGCTTCCTGAGGCTTTGGCACCAGTGAAATGTGCCGTATTCCCATTAGACAAGAAAGACGGATTACCCGAATTGGCACAACAGATTGTCGATGATTTGAAGTTCCATTTCAACACACACTATGGCGATCCGAAAGACTCTATCGGTAAACGTTACCGTCGTCAGGATGCAGTTGGTACTCCATTCTGCGTTACTGTTGACCACGATACGCCTAAAGATCACAAGGTTACACTGCGTTATCGCGACACAATGAAACAGGAACGCGTTGATATCAATGCGTTGCGTGGCATTATGGAAGACCGCGTAAGCATCACCAACTTACTGAAAAAACTCAATATAGAAGAATGAAAAAAGACATATTATATATCCTCATGCTCATGATGACAGCCGTAGGACTGTCGTCATGCAACGAAGATAATAACACTCCGGATGAATATCCTGACTGGAAAGCTCGCAATGAAGAATACTTCAACAAGATTTATAAAGAGGCTGTTTCTGATGCTAAAACCAACCCAAATGTAAAGGTCATACGCAATTGGTCATTGCCGGAAACGCACAACAAACCAGAGGATTTCATCGTTGTGAAAGTATTGAAAAAAGGAACAGGAACACAGTTGCCATTATATACAGATACTGCCTATATACATTATCAAGGCCGACTTATACCCTCTACAAGCTATCCAAAAGGGATGATATTCGACCAAACCTGGATAACTGAAGAGTTTAATCCAAACACAAACACGCCCAAGAAGTTTGCTGTAAGCGGTGTAGTTTCAGGCTTTACAACCGCTTTACAGTATATGCGTGCAGGCGACAGATGGATGATTTACATACCTTATCAATTAGGTTATGGGGCCAAAAACAATAATAAGATCCCTGCCTACTCGACCTTAGTGTTTGATGTAACCCTTGCCGGAAGCTATCATGCAGGGCGAACCTCAAAAGAAACTAAGGCTAAAGCCCATGATATACAGTATCTAAATCAAAACTGATTTCATAAAGAAATAATAGGATATATAATATAAGGTATAAAGAATAGGAGCATAAACTATTAGGTCTATGCTCCTATTTTCTTAGGAAAGCTTGCCTTTGTGCCCGCACACAATTCGTTGATGTATATCAAGAATTGGGCTGAAAAAGAAGATTTCTCATAAAAGATTATTGCCGGTAATCGGATACTATATATCTTTGCATCGTCTAAGAGAGGTAAAAGATTAGGATAACGACAAAGGTATTAGATTAGACATAGGTATTTGGTTTAGGTAAACAAGATTGACTTCAAGGTATTATATAAGGTAAAGAGTTTCAGGACAAAAGATTAGAAGAGTTATTCAAAATAGGCAATAGATTAGTTTTCAAAGGTAGAATAAAAGATTGTTTCAGAACAGATAACATTTAAGGAGAAAGCAATAGAGACCTTGAGAGGTTTGAGAGAGACAGACGGTTTCATAGCAATATGAAATCGTTTTTTTTGTGATTTAGCCAGAATTCCATTAATTTTGCAGCAACGTTAAAAGGTATGTTAGGTAACAAGAGAAGTGAAGTCCTGTTGGCAAATATCCGCAATGGGCAACCCATGTCACAGCGAGAGAAGCTCAGATTGATTGTAAATCTGAGCATTCCGTCGATATTAGCACAGATAACCACCGTCATGATGTTCTTCATTGATGCCGGTATGGTAGGCCATTTAGGTGCAGAAGCCTCGGCAAGTATAGGCCTTGTAGAGTCTACAACGTGGTTGATGGGCAGCGTGATGACAGCGGCTTCAACCGGCTTTTCGGTTCAAGTGGCCCACTTTATCGGTGCCAACGACTTCTTCCGTGCACGTCAGGTCTTCCGCCATGCACTCATCTGTGGTCTCCTGTTCAGTATGCTTATCGCCGTCATAGGCATAGCAATTCACAATCCACTTCCACTATGGTTAGGGGGCGGATCAGACATTGCTGGCGACTCTTCCCGCTACTTCTTAGTCTTTTCAATGACGATGCCTTTCATTTTATTGTTTCATCTTTCGAATGCAATGATCAAGTGTTCCGGCAACATGCAGTTACCCAGTGTGATGAGTGTTTTGTTGTGCATATTGGACGTCATTTTCAACTATGTTTTCATCTATCTGCTCCATATGGGCGTGGTTGGTGCAGCAATCGGCACCTCAATGGCCTATATCTGCACCTCGCTTCCGACAGTATGGTTAGCGACATGCCGTAACAAAATACTGGCTCTGAAGCTTGATACGGTTCCGTTTCACTGGGTTTGGAACTATGTAACGAAAGCCATCCGAATCAGCCTCCCCATGGCTGTTCAGTCTGTATTGATGAGCGGAGCACAGATTGTGAGCACGCTGATTGTGGCCCCATTAGGCAACATTGCCATTGCTTCCAACTCTTTTGCAATCACGGCAGAGAGCCTATGTTATATGCCGGGATACGGTATCGGAGATGCTGCGACGACGCTCGTTGGCCAGACATATGGTGCAGGAAGAAAGGAACTTTGCAAGAGTTTTGCCCGCATGACCGTAGCCTTGGGCATGATTGTCATGGCTTTCATGGGCTTGGTGATGTATATATTTGCACCCGAAATGATTGGTCTTCTGAGTCCGGTAGAAGCTATCCGCAGCCTTGGCACTACTGTTTTGCGCATCGAAGCCTTTGCCGAACCGTTCTTTGCTGCGTCAATCGTGGTCTACAGCATATGTGTAGGAGCTGGCGACACACTGCGTCCGGCCATTATAAACCTTGTTTCTATGTGGTGCGTCCGACTTACGCTTGCAGCCTGGCTTGCCCGAGATTATGGACTGAAAGGCGTCTGGACAGCCATGGCAATAGAACTGACTTTCCGTGGAAGTATGTTTCTTTACCGCCTTTTCCGTGGCAATTGGTTGAAAGGAATACAAGAGAAAGCTGTGGCAGGAGTTGAATAAAACCATATAAAAAGAATGCTCTTATGAAGAAAACACTATTGATTTTCGTTGGATTACTGCTGTCAGCAACATCGTTTGCATTAGGCAAAGACAGTGCAGATGCCGTTATCATGCTCGATTATGAACAGGCATGGAATGACGACACGGGCAGACTTTCACTGAGAAACAACACCAATGAACCCATTGAAGACCTCTCCTTCCAAATCACCTACATAGACATGCAAGGCCGAACCATAGGTACGGAGAACTTCAATAAAGACATATATATTTCGCCGGGAGAGACAAAGACGGTCGACATCCCAGCCTTCAATGCTGACGAACACTATTCCTATTATAAGTCTGTAGCAAAGAAAGACTCTGCGAATATCTTCATCATAAGGTTTGACCTGACGGACTATAACGAGCAAGGCAGGTTGGCAGCAGGGGGAAAGAGCCTGCAAAACAATGACAAGACATCTGCAGTTTACCACTCAGATGAAAGTCTTTTTAAACGATTAGGCCCTATTGCATGGCTTATGTTGTTTGTCGTTTTAGTGGGAATAGAGCTTGCTTTCTACATCATTGTAGCTATTATGGCCAAGCAACGCAATCGAAATCCAATCGTTTGGATAGTCCTAAGCATGTTCGCAAGCCCATTCCTTATAGCGATAATCCTGTTGATTATAGGCAAAGCCTACACCCCAGACGAAGATATCAACCACAGAAGATAAGGTGTTTTCTGTGGTATTTGCCCGTGAAAGCTGACTAAACGTGGCATGACCACGGTGTCAAACCTATGGATTATGCCCATTGCCCCCCGACTCTTTTTGTAAAGTTTACTGCTCGTTTTTAACACTTTATGACTGCACCAAATAGAAATGGAAATGCAGAGAAAATGAAATAATTTCATGAAATCAATGCATTCAGCCTGCAATTCAAGTCATGAGGTGCTGTCATTTGATGCAAAACACGCTGTTTTCTGCGTCAGAATACACTGCAATATGAAGCAGATTACAAGGTAAGTTGACGCAAATTGCAGCGTTTTTCAATGTGATATGATGCCGGATTTTGCATCAATATCCGTAACAATCTGACAGACAAAACATTACAACGCCTTCAAAAACAGCGCGTATTTTGAATGAGAAAGACTTCTGTTTTGAATTCTTAAATTATACAAGAGCATTTGTAAAGTTCCTTGAAAAGATTTAACCTATTTTCTGCTTACAGGCTTTATGGGGCATGATGAAAGCCGATGGCAGCATCAATCAGCACACAGATGACGTCCTGGCACAGCCTTTCTGTAAAGTCATCTTATCGTATAAAACAAACAGCTATATGCCACATTGTCACTCACATGTGTCACATTCTCACCACGTGTCAGCCTTGGCACGTGGTTTGTTATTTAGAGGATGTCTTCGGAAAAGCTCCGGATAAACGACAAACAGAAAACAAAAAATAAAATATATACGATTATGGGAAAGATTATTGGAATCGATTTAGGAACTACAAACAGTTGTGTTGCCGTATTTGAAGGCAACGAACCTGTTGTGATTGCAAACAGTGAAGGTAAGCGTACAACGCCTTCTGTGATTGGTTTTGTAAAAGATGGCGAGCGTAAGGTGGGTGACCCTGCTAAGCGTCAGGCTATCACAAACCCACAAAACACAGTTTATTCAATCAAGCGTTTCATGGGTGAGACCTATGAACAGAGCCGTAAAGAGGCAGAAGCTATGCCTTATAAGGTTGTTAACGAGGGTGGTTATCCACGCGTAGAAATTGAAGGTCGCAAATATACACCACAGGAAATCTCTGCTATGGTGCTTCAAAAAATGAAGAAAACTGCAGAAGACTATCTTGGTCAGGAAGTGACAGATGCTGTCATAACCGTGCCTGCATACTTCTCTGATTCACAGCGTCAGGCAACCAAAGAGGCAGGAGAAATCGCCGGACTGAAAGTTCAGCGTATTGTCAATGAGCCTACAGCTGCAGCTTTGGCTTATGGTGTTGACAAGGCTAATAAAGATATGAAGATTGCCGTATTCGACCTTGGTGGCGGTACATTTGATATCTCTATTCTTGAGTTTGGCGGTGGTGTGTTTGAGGTTTTGTCTACCAATGGTGATACACATCTTGGCGGTGATGACTTCGACCAAGTAATTATCAACTGGCTGGCTGACGGCTTTAAGGCTGATGAAGGCATCGACTTGAGAAAGGATCCAATGGCTATGCAGCGTTTGAAAGAGGCTGCAGAAAAGGCCAAGATTGAATTGTCAAGTTCTACTTCAACAGAAATCAATCTGCCATACATCTCTGCTGAGGGCGGTGTTCCAAAGCATTTGGTTAAGACTTTGACCCGTGCACAGTTTGAACAGTTGGCACATGATCTCATCCAAGCATGTTTGGTTCCTTGCCAGAATGCCGTTCGCGATGCTAACTTGCAGACTTCAGATATCGACGAAGTAATCCTTGTTGGTGGTTCAAGCCGTATTCCTGCAGTGCAGACATTGGTGAAGAACTACTTTGGTAAAGAACCTTCTAAGGGGGTAAATCCTGATGAAGTAGTAGCTGTTGGCGCTGCCATTCAGGGTGCAATCCTTAATAAAGAGAGTGGTGTTGGCGACATTGTACTGCTTGATGTCACTCCGTTGACCCTCGGTATTGAGACTATGGGCGGCGTCATGACAAAGTTGATTGAAGCCAATACAACCATTCCTTGCAAGAAGAGTGAAACATTCTCTACTGCTGTTGACAATCAGACAGCTGTTACTATCCACGTACTGCAAGGTGAACGCCCAATGGCTGCGCAGAACAAGAGCATTGGTCAGTTCAATCTTGAGGGTATAGCTCCGGCACGCCGTGGTGTTCCACAGATTGAAGTTACTTTCGATATTGATGCCAACGGTATCTTGAATGTGAGCGCAAAGGATAAGGCTACCGGTAAGGAACAGAAGATTCGCATCGAAGCTTCAAGTGGTTTGAGTCAGGAAGAAATCGACAGAATGAAAGCTGAGGCAGAACAGAATGCAGCTGCAGACAAGGCTGAACGCGAAAAGATTGATAAGCTGAACCAAGCTGACTCAATGATTTTCACCACCGAAAACTTCTTGAAAGACAATGCAGACAAAATTCCTGCAGACAAGAAAGCGCCTATTGAGACTGCTCTCCAGCAACTGAAAGATGCCCACAAGGCAGCTGATGTTGCCGCCATTGACACGGCAACATCAGCCCTCAACGCTGCGGTTCAGGCTGCCAGTGCACAGATGTATCAAGGTGGTGCACAGCCCGGTGCTGATGCACAAGGTGCTCAAGGTGGTCAACAAGCACAAGATAATGCCAGCAACTCCGCCGATGATATCCAAGATGCAGACTTTGAGGAGGTGAAGTAAAGGTGCTAACAAACGCTAATTAAAAATAAGTAAACCCCAGTAACATAATAAGTTGCTGGGATTTTTATTTCTTAATAATAATTAAATACTATCGTTTTTAATCGTTTTTGTGCTTATATTTGTACCATATTTGTGCCGCGACTTAATGGGAGATAAAGTGCGACTTAATTTAAAAGATAAATTGATAATCAAATAGATACAAATAGTATGGCGAGTGCAAAATTTCAAATAGAGCGGAAATGCGAAATTTGTGGTAAATCTTTTATTGCAAAGACGCTAACCTCCAAATACTGCTCTAAGAACTGTTCTCAAGCAGCATATAAACAAAGGAAAAAGGAAGAACAGTTGGATGCATTGAAAAGAGAAAAGGCAGCGAGAGTTCCGAAGAACCAGCCTTATCTCTCAATAGCTGATGCAACTGCATTATTTGATATTGGACGAGATTCCCTTTATCGCCTAATCAGGAATAAGCAAGTTCGTTCTTATAACCTTGGGCTAAGGATGATACGTATTTGCAAAGCTGATTTACAAGAACGCTTTAATCTACGTCCTTACGATGAAAGAAGGAAAGATAAACAATCGGAGGTGAAAACCTATCGGCTTGAGCCTGAAGATTGCTATACGATTGGGGAAATAGCCAAGAAGTTTGGCATCCATGATAGTACTGTTTATCTGCATATTCGCAAATATTCTATTCCAACAAGGCAAATTGGTAATTACGTCTATGCCCCGAAATCAGAGATAGACAATTTGTATAAACACTGACCCACGACATACGATGAGAAAAGAACTTGATAATACAAAGGCAACAGTACGATTGCGAAAGAGTCCCTATCGAAAAGAATGGTACCTGTATATAGAAAGCTATCCTGTGAGGGTAGCTGGCAAAGATTCTCCACAGAGAGTTCGAGAGTATCTAAACCGCACTATTACAACTCCTATTTGGGATAAAAGCAGAACTGCTCGTACAACAGAAGCAACCCAAACATTCAAACCTAAACGAGATTTGAATGGAATTATCTTGTGCAAAAGTGAGATAGATCAAGAGGCCTGTATTTATGCGGATAGTGTTAGAAAACTTAGGCAGCGTGAGTATGATAATGCAAGCTTGTATAGTGACACCGAAACAGCACAAGCAGAACAGAAAGAACGATTACAACAAAACTTCATCAAGTACTTTGATAAAGTGGCAGACAAGCGACACCGTAATAGTTCCCTTTCAATTCAAACAAACTGGGAACGAGTACATGCTTTGTTGAAAATGTTTGCTGGAGACACGCTACTCTTTTCACAGATAGATAATAGATTGGCAGAAGATTTCAAGTTTTTCTTGTTATCCGCTCCTTGTGGAGGAAGTAAAAAAGGAACAATATCACGAAACACAGCTTCCACATATTTTTCTATTTTTAAGGCTGCACTCAAACAAGCAT
The nucleotide sequence above comes from Segatella oris. Encoded proteins:
- a CDS encoding glycine--tRNA ligase, with protein sequence MAQEDVFKKIVSHCKEYGFVFPSSEIYDGLAAVYDYGQNGVELKNNIKEYWWKSMVLLHSNIVGIDASIFMHPTVWKASGHVDAFNDPLIDNRDSKKRYRADVLIEDQMAKYDEKIEKEVAKAAKKFGDSFEEGKFRETNPRVLEYQKKRDALHERYTEAMQGPDLEALKQIILDEGIVDPISGTKNWTDVRQFNLMFSTEVGSLSDQTNRIYLRPETAQGIFVNYLNVQKTGRMKLPFGICQIGKAFRNEIVARQFVFRMREFEQMEMQFFCQPGTEMKWFEYWKKHRMAWHQALGMGKENYRFHDHEKLAHYANAATDIEFHMPFGFKEVEGIHSRTDFDLSQHEKFSGRSIKYFDPEKNESYTPYDVETSIGVDRMFLSVLCHSYTEEKLENGETRIVLRLPEALAPVKCAVFPLDKKDGLPELAQQIVDDLKFHFNTHYGDPKDSIGKRYRRQDAVGTPFCVTVDHDTPKDHKVTLRYRDTMKQERVDINALRGIMEDRVSITNLLKKLNIEE
- a CDS encoding FKBP-type peptidyl-prolyl cis-trans isomerase, with the translated sequence MKKDILYILMLMMTAVGLSSCNEDNNTPDEYPDWKARNEEYFNKIYKEAVSDAKTNPNVKVIRNWSLPETHNKPEDFIVVKVLKKGTGTQLPLYTDTAYIHYQGRLIPSTSYPKGMIFDQTWITEEFNPNTNTPKKFAVSGVVSGFTTALQYMRAGDRWMIYIPYQLGYGAKNNNKIPAYSTLVFDVTLAGSYHAGRTSKETKAKAHDIQYLNQN
- a CDS encoding MATE family efflux transporter, which codes for MLGNKRSEVLLANIRNGQPMSQREKLRLIVNLSIPSILAQITTVMMFFIDAGMVGHLGAEASASIGLVESTTWLMGSVMTAASTGFSVQVAHFIGANDFFRARQVFRHALICGLLFSMLIAVIGIAIHNPLPLWLGGGSDIAGDSSRYFLVFSMTMPFILLFHLSNAMIKCSGNMQLPSVMSVLLCILDVIFNYVFIYLLHMGVVGAAIGTSMAYICTSLPTVWLATCRNKILALKLDTVPFHWVWNYVTKAIRISLPMAVQSVLMSGAQIVSTLIVAPLGNIAIASNSFAITAESLCYMPGYGIGDAATTLVGQTYGAGRKELCKSFARMTVALGMIVMAFMGLVMYIFAPEMIGLLSPVEAIRSLGTTVLRIEAFAEPFFAASIVVYSICVGAGDTLRPAIINLVSMWCVRLTLAAWLARDYGLKGVWTAMAIELTFRGSMFLYRLFRGNWLKGIQEKAVAGVE
- a CDS encoding FxLYD domain-containing protein, with the protein product MKKTLLIFVGLLLSATSFALGKDSADAVIMLDYEQAWNDDTGRLSLRNNTNEPIEDLSFQITYIDMQGRTIGTENFNKDIYISPGETKTVDIPAFNADEHYSYYKSVAKKDSANIFIIRFDLTDYNEQGRLAAGGKSLQNNDKTSAVYHSDESLFKRLGPIAWLMLFVVLVGIELAFYIIVAIMAKQRNRNPIVWIVLSMFASPFLIAIILLIIGKAYTPDEDINHRR
- the dnaK gene encoding molecular chaperone DnaK, encoding MGKIIGIDLGTTNSCVAVFEGNEPVVIANSEGKRTTPSVIGFVKDGERKVGDPAKRQAITNPQNTVYSIKRFMGETYEQSRKEAEAMPYKVVNEGGYPRVEIEGRKYTPQEISAMVLQKMKKTAEDYLGQEVTDAVITVPAYFSDSQRQATKEAGEIAGLKVQRIVNEPTAAALAYGVDKANKDMKIAVFDLGGGTFDISILEFGGGVFEVLSTNGDTHLGGDDFDQVIINWLADGFKADEGIDLRKDPMAMQRLKEAAEKAKIELSSSTSTEINLPYISAEGGVPKHLVKTLTRAQFEQLAHDLIQACLVPCQNAVRDANLQTSDIDEVILVGGSSRIPAVQTLVKNYFGKEPSKGVNPDEVVAVGAAIQGAILNKESGVGDIVLLDVTPLTLGIETMGGVMTKLIEANTTIPCKKSETFSTAVDNQTAVTIHVLQGERPMAAQNKSIGQFNLEGIAPARRGVPQIEVTFDIDANGILNVSAKDKATGKEQKIRIEASSGLSQEEIDRMKAEAEQNAAADKAEREKIDKLNQADSMIFTTENFLKDNADKIPADKKAPIETALQQLKDAHKAADVAAIDTATSALNAAVQAASAQMYQGGAQPGADAQGAQGGQQAQDNASNSADDIQDADFEEVK
- a CDS encoding helix-turn-helix domain-containing protein, coding for MASAKFQIERKCEICGKSFIAKTLTSKYCSKNCSQAAYKQRKKEEQLDALKREKAARVPKNQPYLSIADATALFDIGRDSLYRLIRNKQVRSYNLGLRMIRICKADLQERFNLRPYDERRKDKQSEVKTYRLEPEDCYTIGEIAKKFGIHDSTVYLHIRKYSIPTRQIGNYVYAPKSEIDNLYKH
- a CDS encoding site-specific integrase, encoding MRKELDNTKATVRLRKSPYRKEWYLYIESYPVRVAGKDSPQRVREYLNRTITTPIWDKSRTARTTEATQTFKPKRDLNGIILCKSEIDQEACIYADSVRKLRQREYDNASLYSDTETAQAEQKERLQQNFIKYFDKVADKRHRNSSLSIQTNWERVHALLKMFAGDTLLFSQIDNRLAEDFKFFLLSAPCGGSKKGTISRNTASTYFSIFKAALKQAFIDGYLTIDLSAKIKGIQEQESRREYLTLDELNKLANTPCERDVLKRAALFSALTGLRHCDIQKLKWNEIAIEGNQAKLLFTQKKTKGVEYMPISEQAFKLCGEPRQPEQLVFEGLPNPSWISRPLRAWIEKAGIQKHLSFHCFRHTFATLQLANGTDIYTVSKMLGHTNVKTTQVYAKVVDEKKNKAANAIQIDIENDKT